In a single window of the Halobaculum lipolyticum genome:
- a CDS encoding threonine-phosphate decarboxylase — protein sequence MNRDAARDEPRTPHGSSDDPDVLDFSANCNPLVPDGTETVYREAFAAARTYPEEPPADYRRAAADYVGCDPDDVVPTPGGLAAIRLAIDLAVDPGDTVAVPFPSFGEYAREVRLQGGAPAFVPEGDVVGVDPDEYALVVVCTPNNPTGTAYPDGDLRDLAARCRDAATPLLVDEAFLGFTDRPSLAGEDGVIVARSLTKLFGLPGIRAGFAVATGAWGAALSNARRTWNLGAPALATGAYCMRQPAFVRETRDRVASERERLAAALRDAGYGVHDSEAPFLLLDTGDRAVDAVLAHAADAGVALRDARSFRGLDDHVRVAVRLPAENDRLLEVLRGA from the coding sequence GTGAACCGCGACGCCGCACGCGACGAACCGCGCACGCCCCACGGCAGCAGCGACGACCCCGACGTGCTGGACTTCAGCGCCAACTGCAACCCGCTCGTCCCCGACGGCACCGAGACCGTCTACCGCGAGGCGTTCGCGGCCGCGCGGACGTACCCCGAGGAGCCGCCGGCGGACTACCGCCGCGCCGCCGCCGACTACGTCGGCTGTGACCCCGACGACGTGGTGCCGACGCCGGGCGGGCTGGCGGCGATCCGGCTGGCTATCGATCTGGCCGTCGACCCCGGCGACACGGTCGCGGTGCCGTTCCCGAGCTTCGGCGAGTACGCCCGCGAGGTCCGCCTTCAGGGCGGGGCGCCGGCGTTCGTCCCGGAGGGCGACGTCGTCGGCGTCGACCCCGACGAGTACGCGCTCGTGGTCGTCTGCACCCCGAACAACCCGACCGGGACCGCGTACCCGGACGGCGACCTGCGCGACCTCGCGGCGCGGTGTCGCGACGCGGCGACGCCGCTGCTCGTCGACGAGGCGTTCCTCGGGTTCACCGACCGCCCGTCGCTGGCGGGCGAGGACGGGGTGATCGTCGCGCGTTCGCTGACGAAGCTGTTCGGGCTGCCCGGCATCCGCGCGGGGTTCGCCGTCGCGACCGGCGCGTGGGGGGCGGCGCTGTCGAACGCCCGCCGGACGTGGAACCTCGGCGCGCCCGCGCTGGCGACCGGGGCGTACTGCATGCGACAGCCGGCGTTCGTCCGGGAGACGCGCGACCGGGTGGCGTCCGAACGCGAGCGGCTGGCGGCGGCGCTCCGGGACGCCGGCTACGGCGTCCACGACTCCGAGGCGCCGTTCCTCCTGCTCGACACGGGCGACCGAGCCGTCGACGCCGTGCTCGCACACGCCGCCGACGCGGGAGTCGCGCTCCGGGACGCGCGGTCGTTCCGCGGACTCGACGACCACGTCCGGGTGGCCGTCCGCCTCCCCGCGGAGAACGACCGACTGCTGGAGGTGCTCCGTGGCGCCTGA
- a CDS encoding adenosylcobinamide amidohydrolase yields MAPDARVADGVLELRRAGTRWLSTGFAGGFADAPAAYNVSVPEGWDRTDLDAYVAERVADAGFDRPPAAPALLTGVDMRHARAARAGSVTAVATAGVSNPAALPTETERPVGVEADAVAGAEPDGDAPDRGDERDGTDTVGRGTVNVLVWTDRRLDDGALANLVAVAAEAKAATLLAATGFPGTTTDAVVAGSARDGEPAPFSGSATDVGGAGRACVRDAVRASLDARYAAGDRPLPDAVADAEYGVVTDRETEVFRP; encoded by the coding sequence GTGGCGCCTGACGCGCGCGTCGCCGACGGCGTGCTCGAACTCCGACGGGCGGGGACGCGCTGGCTGTCGACGGGGTTCGCGGGCGGCTTCGCCGACGCCCCCGCCGCGTACAACGTCTCGGTCCCGGAGGGGTGGGATCGCACCGACCTCGACGCCTACGTCGCCGAGCGCGTCGCCGACGCGGGGTTCGACCGTCCGCCCGCCGCTCCCGCGCTGCTCACCGGCGTCGACATGCGCCACGCCCGGGCGGCCCGGGCCGGCTCGGTCACCGCCGTCGCGACCGCGGGCGTCTCCAACCCGGCGGCGCTCCCGACGGAGACGGAGCGACCGGTCGGCGTCGAGGCGGACGCGGTCGCCGGGGCGGAGCCGGACGGCGACGCGCCCGACCGCGGCGACGAGCGCGACGGCACCGACACGGTCGGCCGGGGGACGGTGAACGTCCTCGTGTGGACCGACCGCCGGCTCGACGACGGCGCGCTCGCGAACCTCGTCGCGGTCGCCGCGGAGGCGAAGGCCGCGACCCTGCTGGCGGCGACGGGGTTCCCCGGCACGACGACCGACGCGGTGGTCGCCGGGAGCGCCCGCGACGGGGAGCCGGCGCCGTTCTCGGGGAGCGCGACCGACGTGGGCGGCGCCGGCCGCGCGTGCGTCCGCGACGCCGTCCGCGCGAGCCTCGACGCCCGCTACGCCGCCGGCGACCGCCCGCTGCCGGACGCCGTCGCCGACGCGGAGTACGGCGTGGTGACCGACCGCGAGACGGAGGTGTTCCGACCGTGA
- a CDS encoding cob(I)yrinic acid a,c-diamide adenosyltransferase, whose amino-acid sequence MTDDTPDADTTDGSTTGPTDDTAADRHANTPGKGVAPGARDIAPAAPEEFGLVQTWWGDGKGKTTAALGMAFRAAGHGYRVHLLQFMKGGAASVEDVRGEYNAIAAMPGITYEHSGHYGWHGMADGTEEVDHAARAEGGFERARDLVDGWADADLTAPLALDGDPEAGAHMLILDEVVYAANRGLVDPDGLVALAESKPDALELVLTGGHEDPDYLHEVSDLITNVRKVKHPFDDGHRARKGTEF is encoded by the coding sequence ATGACCGACGACACACCGGACGCCGACACGACCGACGGATCGACCACCGGACCGACCGACGACACCGCGGCCGACCGCCACGCGAACACGCCCGGCAAGGGCGTCGCGCCCGGCGCCCGCGACATCGCGCCGGCGGCGCCCGAGGAGTTCGGGCTGGTGCAGACGTGGTGGGGCGACGGGAAGGGGAAGACGACCGCCGCGCTGGGGATGGCGTTCCGCGCCGCGGGCCACGGCTACCGCGTCCACCTGCTCCAGTTCATGAAGGGCGGCGCCGCCAGCGTCGAGGACGTCCGCGGCGAGTACAACGCCATCGCGGCGATGCCGGGGATCACGTACGAGCACTCCGGCCACTACGGCTGGCACGGGATGGCCGACGGCACCGAGGAGGTCGACCACGCCGCCCGCGCCGAGGGCGGGTTCGAGCGCGCCCGCGACCTCGTGGACGGCTGGGCCGACGCCGACCTGACGGCGCCGCTGGCGCTGGACGGCGACCCCGAGGCCGGCGCCCACATGCTGATCCTCGACGAGGTGGTGTACGCCGCGAACCGGGGACTGGTCGACCCCGACGGCCTCGTCGCGCTCGCGGAGTCGAAGCCCGACGCGCTGGAACTCGTGCTCACGGGCGGGCACGAGGACCCCGACTACCTCCACGAGGTGTCGGACCTGATCACGAACGTCCGCAAGGTGAAACACCCCTTCGACGACGGCCACCGCGCCCGCAAGGGCACCGAGTTCTGA